Proteins found in one Trueperaceae bacterium genomic segment:
- a CDS encoding GNAT family N-acetyltransferase — MIIYTDDPSGTEPAQLRGFFEGWPDPPSPTTHLRLLRASDAIMLAKEAPGGQVVGFATAITDGVLTGYIPLLEVLPSHQGQGIGSELIERLLRKLDHLYMIDLLCDPDLQPFYERLGMRRATGMMMRNYGRQSGE; from the coding sequence ATGATCATCTACACGGACGACCCGAGCGGAACAGAGCCGGCGCAGCTCCGCGGCTTCTTCGAGGGCTGGCCCGACCCACCAAGCCCGACGACGCATCTGAGGCTCCTCCGCGCGAGCGACGCGATCATGCTCGCGAAGGAGGCGCCCGGCGGTCAGGTCGTCGGGTTCGCAACCGCCATCACCGACGGCGTGCTGACCGGTTACATCCCCCTGCTAGAGGTGTTGCCGAGCCACCAGGGGCAAGGGATCGGCTCGGAGCTCATCGAGCGGCTGTTACGGAAGCTAGACCACCTCTACATGATCGACCTGCTGTGCGACCCGGACCTCCAACCCTTCTACGAGCGGCTGGGCATGCGAAGGGCGACGGGCATGATGATGCGGAACTACGGGCGGCAATCGGGGGAGTGA
- a CDS encoding ABC transporter ATP-binding protein → MDGVIRTEALSKRYGNVLALTRLDLEVPRHSIFGLLGPNGSGKSTLMKLLLGLVRPSSGRASVFGLDVAQSSVAIRSRVGFLAQEPRFYGHLSARETLRFVLRFFDAVPTTEHERRVAEALAVVGLERKADRPVRGFSGGERQRLGIAQAAVHAPDLITLDEPAAALDPMGRSDVLAILRQLRDRATVVYSTHILDDVQRVSDRVAILDAGRLVAHAPVAELLAARQGTSYRLVLAGASPELRRELQALPWVSSIASTPAAGEREEGQLAAWTVVATDVAAAESGLLRHVLRDPAVSVKEFGRVAVALEDVFLELVGGDGDA, encoded by the coding sequence ATGGACGGCGTCATCCGTACCGAGGCTCTAAGCAAGCGCTACGGGAACGTGCTGGCCCTGACGCGGTTGGACCTCGAGGTGCCGCGTCACTCCATCTTCGGGCTCCTGGGACCCAACGGTTCGGGCAAGAGCACCCTGATGAAGCTGCTGCTCGGCCTGGTGCGGCCGAGCAGCGGACGGGCGAGCGTCTTCGGTCTGGACGTGGCGCAGAGCAGCGTGGCCATCAGGAGCCGCGTCGGGTTCTTGGCGCAGGAACCGAGGTTCTACGGGCATCTCAGCGCACGGGAGACGCTCCGCTTCGTGCTGCGCTTCTTCGACGCCGTCCCCACAACCGAACACGAGCGGCGCGTCGCCGAGGCCCTGGCGGTGGTTGGTCTTGAGAGGAAGGCCGACCGCCCCGTGCGAGGCTTCTCCGGAGGCGAGCGCCAGCGCCTCGGGATCGCCCAGGCCGCCGTCCACGCGCCCGACCTGATCACCCTCGACGAGCCCGCTGCCGCCCTCGACCCGATGGGGCGTAGCGACGTTCTCGCCATCCTCAGGCAGCTCAGGGACCGCGCCACCGTCGTCTACTCGACGCACATCCTCGACGACGTGCAGCGGGTGAGCGACCGCGTCGCCATACTCGACGCGGGTCGGTTGGTCGCCCACGCGCCGGTGGCCGAGTTACTGGCCGCGCGGCAGGGGACGAGCTACCGGCTGGTGCTCGCGGGCGCCTCGCCCGAGCTACGGCGAGAGCTCCAGGCCCTGCCCTGGGTGAGCTCGATAGCTTCGACCCCGGCGGCAGGCGAGCGCGAGGAGGGGCAGCTGGCGGCGTGGACGGTGGTGGCGACCGACGTGGCCGCCGCCGAGTCGGGGCTCCTGCGTCACGTCCTGCGGGACCCGGCGGTGAGCGTGAAGGAGTTCGGCCGCGTGGCGGTGGCGTTGGAGGACGTGTTCCTCGAGCTGGTAGGGGGTGACGGCGATGCCTGA
- a CDS encoding ABC transporter permease subunit codes for MPERVAVEATARGGLAAVRAAALRGFGNLYAKESRAWTRTRSWWLQPVVWTVVLVGPLLLPLRLMRDAFAAEGSSVLAVALEMFFTLAALAPAVGAVLLMQGSVVAERQLGTAAWVLSKPVGRTAFLLAKLAANALALLLAALLLPGLPAYALLSVENGAPLPAGPFLGALALDAVAVLFYLTLTLSLGALVDQRGVVLAVPLAILLGGDLVLGFLPGLSTVTPWVLGRYAAAVAAGAPLPSALPVVATLGWCALLLVAATWRFGREDL; via the coding sequence ATGCCTGAACGAGTCGCCGTGGAGGCGACGGCGAGGGGCGGGCTAGCCGCCGTGCGTGCGGCCGCGCTCCGGGGCTTCGGCAACCTGTACGCCAAGGAGTCGCGGGCCTGGACCCGCACCCGCTCCTGGTGGCTACAGCCGGTGGTGTGGACGGTCGTCTTGGTGGGACCGCTCCTCCTGCCCCTCCGGCTGATGCGGGACGCCTTCGCGGCCGAGGGCAGCAGCGTGCTGGCGGTCGCGCTCGAGATGTTCTTCACGCTCGCGGCGCTCGCGCCGGCCGTCGGCGCGGTCCTGCTCATGCAAGGGAGCGTCGTCGCCGAGCGTCAGCTAGGGACGGCCGCCTGGGTGCTCTCCAAGCCGGTCGGGAGGACCGCCTTCCTGCTGGCGAAGCTCGCGGCCAACGCGCTGGCCCTGCTCCTCGCCGCCCTGTTGCTGCCTGGCTTGCCGGCGTACGCGCTACTGTCGGTGGAGAACGGGGCACCGTTGCCGGCGGGACCTTTCCTCGGGGCGCTAGCGCTCGATGCCGTCGCCGTCCTGTTCTACCTGACGCTGACCCTCTCGCTCGGCGCGCTCGTGGACCAACGGGGGGTCGTGCTGGCCGTGCCGCTCGCCATCCTGCTGGGGGGCGACCTCGTGTTGGGATTCCTCCCCGGCCTGTCGACGGTCACGCCGTGGGTCCTGGGCCGTTACGCCGCCGCCGTCGCGGCCGGTGCGCCGTTGCCGAGCGCCCTGCCGGTGGTGGCGACCCTCGGGTGGTGCGCCCTACTCCTCGTCGCGGCGACGTGGCGGTTCGGTCGGGAGGACCTGTGA
- a CDS encoding beta-lactamase family protein: MRGARRGRPDPPAATRSSWRCSVVLSACLSLATAAPAAAPVPAAQPGAPTTAFVAGLEARLPSWLQRYGVPGVAVSLVVDGKPVWSGAFGHADAATHRPLTTDAVFRAESISKSVTARGVMTLVERGLVALDDPVQAHLRTWEPPVPEARRGAITVGRLLSGTAGLALGRVGEEYEPGAPLPSLRRHLTEEFRLVAEPGARFSYSNVGYALLELLVEDVTGRSFADYMRDEVLRPLGMGRATFDWSDVEPGALPTGHDLNGRAVPAYVYPALAAGGLYATVDDLARFVAAEVGAAAAGPVLALHVPRAEVRGAYGLVADGYAAGRFTEVLADGRTAVWHGGQGHGWMSHFHAVPAAGVGIVILTNSQRSWPLMAELLDLWAGWQGLGPLGMSKITSATRALTALTALLWLGTAWGTARLVVDARAGRRGWRSLRGPGAAWRWGRLVVATVTLWGLAWAALQPYLMLQAVFPGAAGRAAWALAAGAVVIGATAIVPVSRREVARPAAAPATATSSTA, translated from the coding sequence GTGAGGGGTGCCCGCAGGGGGCGCCCCGACCCGCCCGCCGCGACCCGCAGCTCGTGGCGGTGCTCGGTCGTCCTGAGCGCGTGCCTCAGCCTGGCGACCGCCGCACCGGCCGCCGCTCCCGTGCCGGCCGCCCAACCGGGCGCTCCCACCACGGCGTTCGTCGCCGGCCTCGAGGCGCGGTTGCCGAGCTGGTTGCAGCGGTACGGCGTGCCCGGCGTCGCCGTCTCGCTCGTAGTCGACGGCAAGCCCGTCTGGTCCGGCGCCTTCGGTCACGCCGACGCGGCAACGCACCGCCCGCTGACGACCGACGCGGTGTTCCGCGCCGAGTCGATATCCAAGTCCGTGACCGCCCGGGGAGTCATGACGCTCGTGGAGCGCGGCCTGGTAGCGCTCGACGACCCGGTCCAGGCCCACTTGCGAACGTGGGAACCGCCCGTTCCGGAGGCCCGGCGCGGCGCCATCACCGTGGGGCGCCTCCTGAGCGGAACGGCCGGACTGGCACTCGGGCGAGTGGGCGAGGAGTACGAGCCCGGGGCGCCGCTGCCCAGCCTGCGTCGGCACCTCACGGAGGAGTTCCGACTGGTCGCCGAGCCAGGGGCGCGCTTCTCCTACTCGAACGTCGGCTACGCCCTGCTGGAGCTGCTGGTCGAGGACGTGACCGGGAGGAGCTTCGCGGACTACATGCGAGACGAGGTCCTGCGCCCCCTCGGGATGGGGCGGGCCACGTTCGACTGGTCCGACGTGGAGCCTGGCGCGCTGCCGACCGGCCATGACCTGAACGGCCGCGCCGTGCCCGCCTACGTCTATCCGGCGTTGGCGGCGGGCGGCCTGTACGCCACCGTCGACGACCTGGCCCGCTTCGTCGCCGCCGAGGTGGGAGCGGCCGCGGCCGGGCCCGTGCTGGCGCTCCACGTGCCCCGCGCCGAGGTGCGAGGCGCTTACGGTCTCGTGGCCGACGGCTACGCCGCCGGTCGCTTCACCGAGGTCCTGGCGGACGGCCGAACGGCCGTGTGGCACGGCGGGCAGGGTCACGGTTGGATGAGCCACTTCCACGCCGTGCCGGCAGCTGGCGTCGGCATCGTGATCCTCACCAACAGCCAGCGGAGCTGGCCGCTCATGGCCGAACTGCTCGACCTCTGGGCCGGGTGGCAGGGCCTGGGGCCGCTCGGCATGAGCAAGATCACGAGCGCGACGCGGGCCCTGACGGCGCTGACCGCCTTGCTGTGGTTGGGGACGGCGTGGGGCACGGCGCGTCTGGTGGTGGACGCGCGGGCGGGCAGGCGCGGGTGGCGGAGCCTCCGGGGGCCCGGGGCCGCCTGGCGCTGGGGCCGGCTCGTCGTCGCGACGGTAACGCTCTGGGGCCTCGCCTGGGCGGCGCTCCAGCCCTACCTGATGCTGCAAGCGGTGTTCCCGGGCGCCGCCGGCCGCGCGGCCTGGGCGCTCGCGGCCGGGGCTGTCGTGATCGGGGCGACGGCCATCGTCCCGGTCTCGCGCAGGGAGGTCGCGCGGCCTGCGGCCGCGCCCGCGACCGCGACCTCGTCGACGGCGTGA